The Flavobacterium sp. 123 genome contains a region encoding:
- a CDS encoding LysE family translocator: MINDIITGIPWGIFLSFMIGPVFFILLETSITKGFRAALVFDLGVVLGDIFFIAIAYLGSYRLIQSLKDKPALFMFGGMLMLVYGIISFVKLKKEGKIKYALIDKEIIKKNYLSLFIKGFLLNVINIGVLGFWLAIIISVGPKLEMQTSRMITFFISVIVSYLLIDCIKIVLAKQLKTKLTPSNILKVKKGISIVLIIFGIVLITQGWFPKEKEMVKNALEKIDK; the protein is encoded by the coding sequence ATGATTAATGATATTATAACAGGGATACCATGGGGAATTTTCCTAAGTTTCATGATAGGACCTGTATTTTTTATATTGCTTGAAACGAGTATTACAAAAGGATTTAGAGCTGCTTTAGTTTTTGATTTAGGAGTAGTTTTAGGAGATATTTTCTTTATAGCTATAGCATATTTAGGAAGTTATCGATTAATTCAAAGTTTAAAGGATAAGCCAGCACTTTTTATGTTTGGTGGAATGTTAATGTTGGTTTATGGAATAATTTCCTTTGTAAAATTAAAAAAAGAAGGAAAAATTAAATATGCATTAATTGATAAAGAAATCATTAAAAAAAATTATTTAAGCCTTTTTATAAAAGGTTTTTTATTGAATGTAATTAATATAGGGGTTCTAGGTTTTTGGTTGGCAATTATTATTTCTGTAGGACCAAAATTAGAGATGCAAACCTCAAGAATGATTACTTTTTTTATCTCTGTAATTGTATCCTATTTACTAATTGATTGCATAAAAATTGTATTAGCAAAGCAATTAAAAACAAAGTTAACACCTTCAAATATTCTTAAAGTTAAAAAGGGAATCAGTATTGTTTTAATCATTTTTGGTATTGTTTTGATAACACAAGGTTGGTTTCCAAAAGAAAAAGAAATGGTTAAAAATGCTTTAGAGAAGATTGATAAATAA
- the folB gene encoding dihydroneopterin aldolase — MGIIKLKNIRTFSYHGCLIEEGKIGSDYSVDLEVKTDLRKSSISDNLEDTVDYVLLNKIVVEEMEIRAQLLEHVAHRIIVRIFDEIPSISRIIVGVSKLNPPIGGDVEAVTIEMEEYRN; from the coding sequence ATGGGAATCATAAAACTTAAAAATATACGCACCTTTTCCTACCACGGTTGTTTAATTGAAGAAGGAAAAATTGGATCAGATTATAGCGTAGATTTAGAAGTAAAAACAGATCTAAGAAAATCTTCTATCTCTGATAACCTTGAAGATACAGTAGATTATGTGCTTTTAAACAAAATTGTGGTAGAAGAAATGGAAATAAGAGCACAATTATTAGAACATGTTGCTCATAGAATTATAGTTAGAATTTTTGATGAAATTCCTTCTATTTCAAGAATTATAGTGGGTGTTTCTAAATTAAATCCGCCAATAGGTGGTGATGTTGAAGCAGTTACTATTGAAATGGAAGAATATAGAAACTAA
- a CDS encoding glutamine--tRNA ligase/YqeY domain fusion protein, whose amino-acid sequence MAAEDKSLHFIEQIIEDSLASGLPQDKLRFRFPPEPNGYLHIGHAKSICLNFGLGLKYNAPVNLRFDDTNPAKEEQEYVDAIKEDLKWLGFNWSEELYSSDYFQQLYEWAVLMIKNGKAYVDSQSSEDMAQQKGTPTQPGVDGPYRNRSVEENLALFEGMKNGDFPEGTHVLRAKIDMASTNMLMRDPLMYRILHRHHHRTGNEWNIYPMYDYAHGESDYIEQISHSICTLEFVMHRELYDWFLDQIYDDKKIRPHQYEFARLNLNYTVMSKRKLLQLVQENFVDGWDDPRMPTISGLRRRGYTAASIRKFCDIIGVAKRENVIDVSLLEFCLREDLNKKAARVMAVLDPVKLVITNYPEGKDEWLDAENNQEDESAGYRKVPFSRELYIEREDFLEVAPAKFFRLSIGNEVRLKNGYIIKGESVTKDAEGNITEIQVTYDEDSRSGSGSEASQRKVAGTLHWVSVSHAIEAEVRLYDRLFIDEAPDSHKEKNFLEFMNVNSLSVVKGFVEPSLNEVQVGDNFQFQRLGYFNVDKDSKEGNLVFNKTVGLKDAWEEKGKKEQNLLMNTQKEINKYVKEKDQKAADLILDSIIENIKSIDNYTLINQTIVKNIKNDNNSLLFANLILEHSDKVNPSDIEKESLTKLYTMSLKSQLDKVRISTVQNIKHDTLNFEDFKGQLFDLKSVEKNEKLQNLLSDL is encoded by the coding sequence ATGGCAGCAGAAGATAAATCACTTCATTTTATCGAACAAATTATAGAAGACAGTTTAGCAAGTGGTTTACCCCAGGATAAGTTGCGTTTTCGTTTTCCACCAGAACCTAATGGATATTTACACATTGGCCATGCCAAATCCATATGTTTAAATTTTGGCTTAGGATTAAAGTATAATGCGCCTGTAAACTTACGTTTTGACGACACTAATCCCGCTAAAGAAGAGCAGGAATATGTAGATGCTATTAAAGAAGATTTAAAATGGCTAGGCTTTAATTGGAGCGAAGAATTATATTCATCTGACTATTTTCAACAGTTGTATGAATGGGCTGTTTTAATGATTAAAAATGGAAAAGCGTATGTTGACAGTCAATCTTCTGAAGATATGGCGCAACAAAAAGGGACGCCTACACAACCCGGAGTTGATGGTCCTTATAGAAACCGTTCTGTAGAAGAAAATTTAGCCTTGTTTGAAGGAATGAAAAATGGTGATTTCCCTGAAGGAACACATGTTTTACGTGCTAAAATAGATATGGCTTCTACTAATATGTTGATGCGTGATCCATTGATGTACAGAATTTTACACCGTCATCATCATAGAACAGGAAATGAATGGAATATTTATCCTATGTATGATTATGCTCATGGAGAAAGTGATTACATAGAACAAATTTCTCATTCTATCTGTACTTTAGAATTTGTTATGCACAGAGAATTGTATGATTGGTTTTTAGATCAGATTTATGATGATAAAAAGATAAGACCACATCAATATGAGTTTGCTCGTTTAAACTTGAATTATACTGTAATGAGTAAACGAAAACTCTTGCAATTAGTTCAAGAAAATTTTGTTGATGGTTGGGATGATCCAAGAATGCCAACTATTTCTGGATTAAGAAGAAGAGGGTATACCGCAGCTTCTATCCGTAAATTTTGCGATATTATAGGTGTTGCTAAACGTGAAAATGTAATCGATGTTTCCCTTTTAGAATTTTGTCTTCGTGAAGATTTGAATAAAAAGGCTGCTCGTGTAATGGCCGTTTTAGATCCAGTGAAATTAGTTATTACAAATTATCCTGAAGGTAAAGACGAATGGCTTGATGCCGAAAATAATCAGGAAGATGAAAGCGCAGGATATAGAAAAGTTCCTTTTTCTCGTGAATTATACATAGAAAGAGAAGACTTTTTAGAAGTTGCTCCAGCCAAGTTTTTCCGTTTAAGCATTGGTAACGAAGTACGTCTTAAAAATGGTTATATCATTAAAGGAGAAAGTGTTACTAAAGATGCTGAAGGTAATATTACCGAAATTCAAGTAACCTATGATGAAGATTCTCGAAGTGGAAGTGGGAGCGAAGCAAGTCAACGAAAAGTTGCAGGAACCTTGCATTGGGTTTCCGTTTCTCATGCTATTGAAGCTGAAGTTCGCTTGTATGATAGGTTGTTTATTGATGAAGCTCCAGACAGTCATAAAGAGAAAAACTTCTTAGAGTTTATGAATGTTAATTCTTTATCAGTTGTAAAAGGATTTGTTGAACCTAGTTTGAATGAGGTTCAAGTTGGTGATAATTTCCAGTTCCAAAGATTGGGTTATTTCAATGTCGATAAGGATTCTAAAGAAGGAAATTTAGTTTTTAATAAAACCGTTGGTCTTAAGGATGCTTGGGAAGAAAAAGGTAAAAAAGAACAAAATCTATTGATGAATACTCAAAAAGAAATCAATAAATATGTTAAAGAAAAAGACCAAAAAGCAGCAGATTTAATTCTTGATTCTATTATTGAAAACATTAAAAGCATAGACAATTATACTTTAATAAACCAAACGATTGTTAAGAATATTAAAAACGATAATAATTCTTTATTGTTTGCCAATTTGATTTTAGAACATTCTGATAAAGTTAATCCTTCGGATATTGAAAAAGAATCTTTAACAAAATTATATACTATGTCTTTAAAAAGTCAGTTGGATAAAGTTAGAATTTCTACAGTTCAAAATATTAAACATGACACTTTAAACTTTGAAGATTTCAAAGGACAGCTTTTTGATTTGAAAAGCGTTGAGAAAAATGAAAAGCTTCAAAATTTATTGAGCGATTTATAA
- a CDS encoding YtxH domain-containing protein yields the protein MANNTGNTLLALLTGAAIGAGVGILFAPDKGSNTRGKIKGSYDDAKDELKHKLDEVSDQLKKKFSSTKYNLEDSYEDLVSNMSYKTEDVITFLESKLAELKKQNAKLHK from the coding sequence ATGGCAAATAACACAGGAAATACTTTGTTGGCACTTTTGACGGGTGCTGCAATTGGAGCAGGAGTTGGAATTTTGTTTGCTCCAGATAAAGGTTCAAATACAAGAGGAAAAATCAAAGGAAGTTATGATGATGCCAAAGATGAACTGAAGCATAAATTAGATGAAGTTTCAGATCAACTTAAAAAAAAGTTTTCAAGTACAAAATATAACTTAGAAGATTCCTATGAAGATTTAGTTTCAAATATGAGTTATAAAACCGAAGACGTAATTACTTTTTTAGAATCAAAATTGGCTGAATTAAAAAAACAAAACGCCAAACTTCACAAATAA
- a CDS encoding phage holin family protein produces the protein MAFEELKERTENIQDHAKNYIESNLAYYKLRSFKVAMKSTTMILKFILILLCVCMILLFCSIAAAFAIGNYFENNALGFLIVGGFYLVLTGLLFLIKDKIVEGPILEKFSEIFFND, from the coding sequence ATGGCTTTTGAAGAATTAAAAGAACGTACCGAAAATATCCAAGATCACGCCAAAAATTATATTGAGAGTAATTTAGCGTATTATAAATTAAGGAGTTTTAAAGTAGCAATGAAATCAACAACCATGATTTTGAAGTTTATTTTGATTCTTTTATGTGTTTGCATGATTTTATTATTTTGTTCAATAGCGGCTGCTTTTGCAATTGGAAATTATTTTGAAAATAATGCTTTAGGATTTTTAATTGTTGGAGGATTTTATTTGGTGTTGACAGGTCTTTTGTTTTTAATAAAAGACAAAATAGTAGAGGGACCTATTTTAGAGAAATTTTCTGAAATCTTTTTTAATGACTAA
- a CDS encoding DUF6327 family protein, with protein METKKYSSYAEIESELEILKLEKEIHFQKMIYNFEKTKECLEPKNLITGFLGSYKTKFSGSYVKIIQALIPYFINWITNRKRGN; from the coding sequence ATGGAAACTAAAAAATATTCATCCTACGCTGAAATTGAAAGTGAACTTGAGATTTTGAAATTGGAAAAAGAAATCCATTTTCAAAAAATGATATATAATTTTGAAAAAACGAAAGAATGTCTTGAGCCTAAAAATTTAATTACAGGTTTTCTGGGCTCTTACAAGACAAAATTTTCTGGTTCTTATGTTAAAATTATTCAGGCTTTAATTCCATATTTTATCAATTGGATTACAAATAGAAAAAGAGGCAATTAA
- a CDS encoding PorT family protein → MKKIFLGFIFIISTTAFAQYGYRDSNRIGIFFGANQCTLNTNNFETKPGMGWNAGLSMRGNFYNNWDMVYAIEFSENNFMVATKDLVSINEDVNYKMPSAQISLQLSYVCIENHLSIEFGPIVQLNGKLKTESENENNSITGTTVLTKDIEDISKFNCYPAAGITFGVKHVRLNISYQYGLMNTLGNLNNKYPNANFKGNTSMLNGNLIIYL, encoded by the coding sequence ATGAAAAAGATATTTTTAGGCTTTATTTTTATTATCTCAACTACAGCTTTTGCTCAGTATGGCTATAGAGATTCTAATAGAATTGGTATTTTCTTTGGAGCCAATCAATGTACTTTAAACACTAATAATTTTGAAACCAAACCTGGAATGGGATGGAATGCAGGATTATCTATGCGAGGAAATTTTTATAATAATTGGGATATGGTCTATGCAATTGAGTTTAGTGAAAATAACTTTATGGTTGCTACAAAAGACCTAGTTTCAATTAATGAAGATGTAAACTATAAGATGCCTTCTGCGCAAATATCTTTACAATTGAGTTATGTGTGTATTGAAAATCATTTAAGCATAGAATTTGGCCCAATAGTTCAATTAAATGGCAAACTAAAAACAGAAAGTGAGAATGAAAATAACAGCATTACAGGAACTACAGTATTAACAAAAGATATAGAAGACATTTCTAAGTTCAATTGTTATCCTGCTGCCGGAATTACTTTTGGAGTGAAACATGTTCGTTTAAATATTTCATATCAATACGGTTTGATGAATACACTCGGTAATCTAAACAATAAATATCCAAACGCTAATTTCAAAGGAAATACAAGCATGCTTAATGGAAATTTGATTATTTATTTATAA
- the gltX gene encoding glutamate--tRNA ligase: protein MSKQVRVRFAPSPTGPLHIGGVRTALFNYLFAKKNGGTFFLRIEDTDQNRYVPGAEEYIMEALEWLGIAPDETIGKNEKFGPYRQSERKDLYKQYADELINSGNAYYAFDTAEALDKERKLQEEQGKTFIYNHNNREKLDTSLVISAEETAKRIANGEDFVIRFKTPVNETLHLHDIIRGDVKFETNLLDDKVLFKADGMPTYHLANIVDDHLMGTSHVIRGEEWLPSMPLHVLLYRAFNWVAPEFAHLPLIMKPIGNGKLSKRDGDKMGFPVFPLDWKTAEGVSSGYREKGYFPEAVVNFLALLGWNDGTEKELFSLEELVKAFDLNRVHKAGAKFDPEKNKWFNHQYLIKQDDVVLAKAFAPIVESKNLNRDFSLVELTRIVSLIKERAHFVSEFWEMSDFFFVAPTTYDEKASKNWKEETPVLMQELISVLEEITDFSTLNIETIVKDWMTKNEIGMGKIMQPFRLSLVGALKGPHLFDIVEVIGKEETITRIQKAIATL, encoded by the coding sequence ATGTCAAAGCAAGTTCGTGTGCGTTTTGCACCAAGTCCAACTGGACCTTTACATATTGGTGGTGTTCGTACTGCCCTTTTCAATTATTTATTTGCAAAGAAAAACGGCGGTACTTTCTTTTTGCGAATTGAAGATACGGATCAAAATCGTTATGTTCCTGGAGCGGAAGAATATATTATGGAAGCTTTAGAATGGTTAGGAATAGCTCCAGATGAAACTATTGGGAAAAATGAAAAATTTGGTCCTTACCGTCAAAGCGAAAGAAAAGATTTGTACAAACAATATGCTGATGAATTAATCAATTCAGGTAATGCCTATTATGCTTTTGATACGGCAGAAGCTTTGGATAAGGAAAGAAAACTGCAGGAAGAACAAGGAAAAACATTTATTTATAACCACAACAATCGAGAAAAACTAGATACCTCATTAGTAATTTCAGCTGAAGAAACGGCTAAGAGAATCGCTAATGGTGAAGATTTTGTCATCCGATTTAAAACTCCAGTTAATGAAACTTTGCATTTACATGACATTATTCGTGGAGATGTAAAATTTGAAACTAATCTTCTTGATGACAAAGTATTATTCAAGGCTGACGGAATGCCAACGTATCATTTGGCAAATATTGTAGATGATCATTTAATGGGAACTTCACATGTTATCCGTGGTGAAGAATGGTTGCCATCTATGCCTTTACACGTTTTATTGTATAGAGCATTTAATTGGGTAGCTCCAGAATTTGCTCATTTACCATTGATTATGAAACCTATTGGAAATGGAAAATTGTCCAAACGTGATGGAGATAAAATGGGATTCCCTGTATTTCCGTTAGATTGGAAAACAGCCGAAGGAGTTTCGTCAGGATATAGAGAAAAAGGATACTTCCCAGAAGCTGTTGTCAATTTCTTAGCCTTATTAGGGTGGAATGATGGAACCGAAAAAGAATTATTTTCATTAGAAGAATTAGTAAAAGCTTTTGATTTAAATAGAGTTCATAAAGCAGGAGCTAAATTTGACCCTGAAAAAAACAAATGGTTCAATCATCAATATTTGATAAAACAAGATGATGTTGTTTTGGCAAAAGCCTTCGCTCCTATTGTAGAATCAAAAAATCTAAATCGTGATTTTTCATTGGTTGAACTAACGAGAATTGTTTCTTTAATTAAAGAACGTGCTCATTTTGTCTCTGAATTTTGGGAAATGAGTGATTTCTTTTTTGTGGCTCCAACAACCTATGATGAAAAAGCCAGCAAAAACTGGAAGGAAGAAACTCCAGTATTAATGCAAGAATTAATTTCAGTACTTGAAGAAATTACTGATTTTTCAACTCTAAATATAGAAACCATTGTAAAAGATTGGATGACTAAAAACGAAATTGGAATGGGGAAAATAATGCAGCCATTCCGTTTGAGTTTAGTTGGAGCGCTTAAAGGTCCTCACCTATTTGATATAGTAGAGGTTATTGGAAAAGAAGAAACAATTACGCGAATTCAAAAAGCAATAGCTACTTTATAG
- the ybeY gene encoding rRNA maturation RNase YbeY, which yields MINFNYETEFTLENVQAFEDWLSRVIVSENKKEGEINYIFCDDEYLHKINLEYLNHDTLTDIISFDYSMGNELNGDIFVSIERVKDNAADFNVLFDDELKRVVVHGILHYCGYKDKSEVDEALMRSKEDEKIAMFHVEQ from the coding sequence ATGATCAATTTTAATTACGAAACTGAATTTACTTTAGAAAACGTGCAAGCTTTTGAAGATTGGTTGTCTAGAGTTATTGTGTCAGAAAACAAGAAGGAAGGGGAGATAAATTATATTTTCTGCGATGATGAATACCTGCATAAAATAAACTTGGAATATCTTAATCACGATACGTTGACGGATATTATCAGCTTTGATTATTCTATGGGGAATGAATTGAACGGTGATATTTTTGTTTCTATCGAAAGGGTTAAGGATAATGCAGCTGATTTTAATGTTCTTTTCGATGACGAATTAAAGCGCGTTGTTGTACATGGTATTTTACATTATTGTGGATATAAAGATAAAAGTGAAGTAGACGAAGCATTAATGCGTTCTAAAGAAGATGAAAAGATTGCCATGTTTCACGTGGAACAATAA
- the mnmG gene encoding tRNA uridine-5-carboxymethylaminomethyl(34) synthesis enzyme MnmG gives MFLNEYDVIVVGAGHAGCEAAAAAANLGSTTLLVTMSLQNIAQMSCNPAMGGIAKGQIVREIDALGGYSGIVSDRTAIQFKMLNKSKGPAMWSPRVQSDRMRFSEEWRMMLEGTPNLDFYQEMVKGLIIDNGKIKGIRTSLGVEIRSKSVVLTNGTFLNGLIHIGEKQFGGGRAGESAAYGITEDLVQAGFESGRMKTGTPPRVDGRSLDYSKMNEEKGDAKPDKFSYSDVTSPLTNQRSCYMTYTSLDVHNILREGFDRSPMFNGRIKSLGPRYCPSIEDKINRFADKERHQLFVEPEGWHTCEVYVNGFSTSLPEDIQFKALRSVVGFENVKFFRPGYAIEYDYFPPTQLKHTLETKLVEGLYFAGQINGTTGYEEAASQGLMAGINAHLKVHEKAPLILKRDEAYIGVLIDDLITKGTEEPYRMFTSRAEYRTLLRQDNADFRLTPMSYEIGLASEARLRRMEHKLKESEKMVAFFKETSVSVAEANPILESKDTALISQGDKMFKVFSRPQIDLEDIMKFEKVIAYVDENDLDQEILEQAEIQVKYSGYIEKERNNADKLTRLEEVKIPENFDYNKIKSMSIEAKQKLSKIRPVTISQASRISGVSPSDISVLLIYMGR, from the coding sequence ATGTTTCTAAACGAATATGATGTAATTGTTGTTGGTGCGGGTCACGCAGGTTGTGAAGCTGCTGCTGCTGCTGCAAATTTAGGGTCAACAACTTTATTGGTTACAATGAGCTTGCAAAACATAGCGCAAATGTCTTGTAATCCCGCTATGGGCGGAATTGCAAAAGGACAAATTGTGCGCGAAATTGATGCGCTTGGAGGTTATTCAGGAATCGTTTCTGACAGAACGGCGATTCAATTTAAGATGTTGAATAAATCAAAAGGCCCTGCTATGTGGTCGCCAAGAGTTCAAAGCGACCGTATGCGTTTTTCGGAAGAATGGCGCATGATGTTAGAAGGAACGCCTAATCTTGATTTTTACCAAGAAATGGTGAAAGGCTTGATTATTGACAACGGAAAGATTAAAGGAATCCGAACTTCGTTAGGGGTAGAGATTCGATCTAAATCAGTTGTGCTGACTAATGGAACTTTTCTGAATGGTTTGATTCATATTGGAGAAAAACAATTTGGAGGAGGAAGAGCTGGTGAAAGTGCCGCTTATGGAATTACAGAAGATTTGGTTCAAGCAGGTTTTGAGTCTGGACGAATGAAAACAGGAACGCCTCCAAGAGTAGATGGTCGTTCTTTGGATTATTCTAAAATGAATGAAGAAAAAGGAGATGCTAAGCCAGATAAGTTTTCTTATTCGGATGTGACTTCGCCATTGACAAATCAGCGTTCTTGTTATATGACTTATACTTCTCTTGATGTTCATAATATTTTAAGAGAAGGTTTTGATCGTTCTCCAATGTTTAATGGAAGAATAAAAAGTCTTGGACCAAGATATTGTCCTTCGATAGAAGATAAAATTAATCGTTTTGCTGATAAGGAAAGACATCAATTATTTGTTGAGCCTGAAGGTTGGCATACTTGTGAGGTTTATGTAAATGGTTTTTCAACTTCTTTGCCAGAGGATATTCAATTTAAAGCATTGCGTTCTGTTGTAGGATTTGAAAATGTAAAATTCTTCCGCCCGGGTTATGCAATTGAATACGATTATTTTCCACCAACACAATTAAAACACACTTTGGAAACGAAGCTTGTGGAAGGATTATATTTTGCTGGACAGATAAACGGAACGACTGGATATGAAGAAGCGGCTTCTCAAGGATTAATGGCGGGGATAAATGCGCATCTAAAAGTTCACGAGAAAGCGCCGTTAATTTTAAAAAGAGACGAAGCGTATATTGGAGTTTTAATTGATGACTTGATTACAAAAGGAACAGAAGAGCCTTATAGAATGTTTACTTCACGTGCAGAATATAGAACGTTACTTCGTCAAGACAATGCCGATTTTAGATTAACTCCAATGTCTTATGAAATTGGTTTAGCATCTGAAGCGCGTTTGCGTAGAATGGAACACAAATTAAAAGAATCTGAAAAAATGGTAGCTTTCTTTAAAGAAACAAGTGTTTCTGTAGCGGAAGCAAATCCTATTTTAGAATCGAAAGATACGGCGTTGATTTCGCAAGGTGATAAAATGTTTAAAGTGTTTTCTCGTCCACAGATTGATTTAGAAGATATCATGAAGTTTGAAAAAGTAATTGCTTATGTTGATGAAAATGATTTAGATCAAGAAATTTTAGAACAGGCCGAGATTCAAGTGAAATATTCTGGATATATTGAGAAAGAAAGAAATAATGCCGATAAGCTTACGAGGTTAGAAGAAGTTAAAATTCCAGAAAACTTTGATTATAACAAAATCAAATCAATGTCAATTGAAGCTAAACAAAAACTGTCTAAGATTCGTCCAGTAACCATTTCGCAAGCGTCTAGAATAAGTGGAGTTTCTCCCAGTGATATTTCGGTTTTGCTAATTTATATGGGACGTTAA
- a CDS encoding bifunctional 2-polyprenyl-6-hydroxyphenol methylase/3-demethylubiquinol 3-O-methyltransferase UbiG, whose protein sequence is MDISNQKHFLTVTDYSVSKEIFDLYHNEELDMLITSPQPGLDVLGKYYESVDYISHTDSKRSLFEKMYHFVKSIALKNKLNLINSQQPNKGSILDIGAGTGEFLSVARQDGWKTIGVEPSDKAKAIAKNKGVSFVEQTSELESHSFDVISMWHVLEHVPDLKQQIKELKRLLKPNGTLIIAVPNFKSFDAKHYGKFWAAYDVPIHFWHFSKTAIKKLFQKEEMQLVKILPMKFDSFYVSLLSEKYKTGKMNFVKAFFIGLQSNLRAKKNFEYSSHIYILKNN, encoded by the coding sequence ATGGATATTTCAAACCAAAAGCATTTTTTAACTGTTACTGATTATTCTGTTTCAAAAGAAATTTTCGACCTGTATCATAACGAAGAGTTGGATATGCTAATCACATCGCCACAACCGGGTTTAGATGTTTTAGGTAAATACTACGAAAGCGTTGATTACATTTCTCACACAGATAGCAAGCGTTCGCTGTTTGAAAAAATGTATCATTTTGTAAAAAGTATAGCGCTAAAAAACAAATTAAATTTAATCAATTCACAACAACCTAATAAAGGTAGTATTTTGGACATTGGTGCAGGAACAGGAGAATTTCTTTCTGTGGCCAGACAAGATGGCTGGAAAACAATAGGAGTGGAGCCTAGCGATAAGGCAAAAGCAATTGCAAAAAACAAAGGTGTTTCATTTGTAGAACAAACAAGCGAATTAGAAAGCCATTCTTTTGATGTTATTTCGATGTGGCACGTTTTAGAACATGTTCCTGATTTAAAACAACAAATAAAAGAATTGAAGCGATTGTTAAAACCAAACGGAACTTTAATTATTGCCGTTCCTAATTTTAAATCTTTCGATGCAAAACATTACGGAAAATTTTGGGCGGCTTATGATGTGCCAATTCATTTTTGGCATTTTTCCAAAACAGCTATAAAAAAACTTTTTCAGAAAGAAGAAATGCAATTGGTGAAAATTCTGCCAATGAAATTTGATTCCTTTTATGTGTCTTTGCTTTCGGAAAAATATAAAACCGGGAAAATGAATTTTGTAAAAGCATTTTTCATCGGATTGCAGTCAAATTTAAGAGCAAAGAAGAATTTTGAATATTCTTCACACATTTACATCCTTAAAAACAACTAA
- a CDS encoding OmpH family outer membrane protein, whose amino-acid sequence MKKALVIIAVSISLVACNKPAEVKEVKTAYVDTSELMKQYTEAKDLEAKYKAQAEEKGRQLEAEIARFKQDAASFQSQAQANGQAWAQQKGAELQKREQQLGYAQQALTQQLQQESGKEMDSLVSGVKKFIKTYGKEKGYSYIYGTGDAASILYAEDKYDITKDIIKELNDKYKAAAPKEEKAEAKK is encoded by the coding sequence ATGAAAAAAGCATTAGTAATTATCGCAGTTTCAATTTCACTTGTTGCTTGTAATAAACCCGCAGAAGTTAAGGAAGTAAAAACAGCTTACGTAGACACTTCTGAGTTAATGAAACAATATACAGAAGCAAAAGACCTTGAAGCTAAATACAAAGCTCAAGCAGAAGAAAAAGGAAGACAATTAGAAGCTGAGATTGCTCGTTTCAAACAAGATGCTGCTAGTTTTCAAAGTCAAGCACAAGCCAATGGTCAAGCATGGGCGCAACAAAAAGGTGCTGAATTACAAAAAAGAGAGCAACAATTAGGGTATGCGCAACAAGCATTAACTCAACAATTGCAACAAGAAAGCGGAAAAGAAATGGATTCTTTAGTAAGTGGAGTGAAAAAATTCATAAAAACCTACGGTAAAGAAAAAGGATACTCTTACATCTATGGTACAGGTGATGCTGCATCAATTTTGTACGCTGAAGATAAATATGATATAACAAAAGATATCATCAAAGAATTAAATGATAAATATAAAGCAGCTGCTCCAAAAGAAGAAAAAGCAGAAGCAAAAAAATAA